DNA from Cynocephalus volans isolate mCynVol1 chromosome 2, mCynVol1.pri, whole genome shotgun sequence:
CTATTTCAGCTGCACCGGCCTGTCCTCCCGCCAGGCTTCCATGAGCAAAGATAGTGCCGACGTTGACAGACGGGTAATGAGGCCCCAGCATGGCACTCTGTCAGCGAGAAGGCCCAATTGCGGGGGACAGTGTGGATGTAGGGTGGGCCTGGGTAGTGCAGAGACAGCCCTTGGGTCCCGCCTGTCGGGGAGGCCACACACAGCCTTTGGCCACCAGTCGCAGCACTTGGACTGGTAATACCAGGTCATCCCCAGGTGCCCACTTGTGCCAAGCCTACCAGACCCTCAGCTGACACGAGTGGGTGCAGGACCTCATGCACGGAGGCCTGGCCCTGAAGAACTATCCAGGAGCATCAGAACCCACCAGAGGTGCTCACTGGTGGCAGGACCCACCTCAGGGTCTCAGGGAGCAGCACGTGGGTGGGGTGCAAGCGAGACCACACAGCAGCGCCAGGTCGGGGCAGGCTCTGCCGTGGTCCAGGCTGCCGTGCAACACCCTAGACCAGGCCAGGGGTCCCCCAAGTCGCAGATCCCAAACACAGACGCatgttgttttcttcttcagtCCAAGTGCACTGGCGAGGAGCCATGGCCTCCATCCCGGGGAATGGGAAGGAGGCTGCTCTGGAGGGCGTCGGCAGGATGGGTCACCCCAGAGGACTGAGCCCCTCCCTCCTGTCAGCTCAGGGTAGTTAGAACTGGTTGGAAACCTTGAGGCAGGAAagtgaggtggggagggagaccCACCCCCCGCTGCTCCAGTCAGCGCCCGTCCTGAGCCCAGGCTCCACCGTGCCCTGTCCTGCCCGGACTGGCCCTGGGTCCAAGTCTGGGTGTCGAGGGCGGGTTCCAGAGAGCGGGCTGCAGGCCTGGTGGAAATGGGCTGGGTGTGGGACCTTGTGGATGTCCCAGCCCCTCCCTAGGATCAACATCCACCCCAGGCCCGCTtccccaggcctggggctggACATGGGGCTGGAAGAGTGGCTGGGGGAATGAGTCCCTAGAGGACATGGGGACTCTGGGAGGCGGCAGCCGAGAGCCCCCGTGACGGTCTAAGGCTGACCCACGCCTGGACCTGCTCGGACTGTAGCAGCTGCAGAGGGGATGTGGGTCCTGAGCATCTGCTGTGGGCAAATTGTGCTGGGGCCAAGGACCCCTCCCACCCACTCAGCCAGGTTGGCAGGTCTCTGGGAAAGCGCTTCGTGGGCACGAACCTCCTGCAGTACCTCGGGTCTCCTCATGGTGCTCCCTGCTGCTCCCGGTCAGCCCCTGCCTCGTCCGGTGCCCACAGTGCATGGGGCAGAGCTGTAACAGGAAAATTTTCTGGCTAAATGGATAGCTGGCCACGGTGTCCAGCCTGGACTGTGCCCGAGCCTAGGCCTTAGGTTGCCTCCCCAACAGGCACCAAGGACAGGGCACACGCCTTGTGACTCATGTAGGttggaaggggaggaaggatggGTCACTGAGGCCCCGGGCTCCAGGATGGCCTCCAgccaccccttcccctcctctctccatccctctcccATAGGCCAGGCTGGTGGGCACAGACCTCACACGCTGGAGGGTCCATCAAGGAGCTCCTCATAATGTGTGGCCCCCACCATGGGGGAGGCCTGCTCTACTGAGGCAGCACCTGCACAGGGCCCAGGGAGGGGTCATCACCCCTCAGCCCTACCCCGTGGCCATGGCTTGTCCCATGAAGGCACCCCATGTTCGCTCCCAGTGCCATGCCCTTTCCCTACACAATGCTCTTGGGCCACCCCATTCCAGAGCCCAGCTCAGTTCCCTCTGGGGGTGCTCAGCTCCCTGTGCCCTGCCAGGCTACCCTGCCAGCCCCCGAGTCCCTGCGGGGCTCTGCAGGCTGGACGCTGGGCAGCCCTGGGAGGTGAGGAACTGAGGAAGGGGGGGTGAGCCCCACTCTTTGCGACTGAGGAGCGCGCACAGCAGGGGTCCCAGCTGGGGCAGGAGGGCTGTGGTAGACAAGACTGGGCATGGAAGCGGCCAGGCAATCCCTCAGGCCTCTCCCGGAAGGGTTCAGGGAAGGGTGGGGCTCCACATGCCACGAGCTGGACCCACCCCGGCTTTGCCTACTTAAGGCTCTGGGACAGGCAGGTGGGGGGCACTATCCCCGCAGTTCAGGCTGGCTGCCTCACAACACAGTGTCCTCCGTGCCTGAACGGGGCAGGGGCCAGGCTGCCAGGCCCAGGGTCCCCTGAGCTCTGCTTCCTTCACCCACCAGCCTGGCCAGATCTGGGGTTTCCGCCTTCAGTGCCTGGTTTTCAGACACCATAGCCCCTGTAAGCCCGTCCTATCTGCGCCTCCTTTCTCCTGGACTTTGTAAGTCAAATCCCGAATCATCGGGCTCCTGCTCTGTCTCCAGCCTGACAGACGGAGAGCTGGAGGCCCCGTGGTGCTGTGGCAGCAGCCCAGAGAGGCGGCCTGGGGtccccagaggcaggtggggcAAATCCTGCAGCCTTGTGCTTCCAGGGGCATCCAGAGTCACTCCGGTCCAAGTCAGGTCCCTGCTCTGCCCCCCAACCAAGGGGCCACTGCATGTGGTGAGTGGTCCAGCCCGGCCCCCACCACCctccccatgttttctttctcagaatgTCCCAGTTCCCCCCTTGTACTCACGGGGGAAGGTGAGGCCCCACCTCTGGGGTCACAGGAGACAGACACACCCCGACTGAGACAGACAACGGGCAGCGTGGCAGGTCGCCCAAGTCACAGATGTTTCCATGTCTCCTCTCCAGACTGAGGAAGCCTTCCCAGGAGCTGCCAGTAGCCTCCCTTCATGGCGCTTATGACTAGGCCTGGCACATGCCTGACATTCACCTGTCACACCCAGGAGACGGGGCTGCCTGACTGCACTGGGACAGGGTTACCCCGGGCCACCTTGGAGGGGTTGAGTCCATACCTGATGCAATTAGGTCTCTGCCAGCAGGGCAGGAGGGGCATTGGTGGGCATTCTGACCCAAGGACTGAGTGAGGTTTAGCCAGGGTTGGCTTCCAGGTGGAGGTGGCCCCAGAGCCGGGTCTGTAGGACTGACTGAGGTGGAGAAGGCTGGATGCAGGACCCTATGTCATTCCTCTTGGAACATCCATAACAGCCAGCAAGGACAGTAAGGCTCCAGCTAACATGCCAGCCCTGCCAGCCTGCTGCCCCCAAGACTGGTTCTCATGGAGCTCGGCCACCGCTCTCAGCCCAACACTAAAGACGGGTGTGCTGGGGCAGCCCTCACTCTTCACCAGTCCCAGAGGTGTGCATGTGTCAGCCGAGGCATGGGGACTGAGGTGGCTGGGTCTTTGCCAGACTGTCCTGGCTGGGGGCTCCATGTGGCCTTCCCTGCAGCCTCCTGGGCCAGGAGTGAACACTGAGGCTTGGCCACAGAGACACAGGTCAGGGCCTGGTTACTGTGCCTCTGCTTTTGCCTAAAGGACAGCGTGTAGTAAAATCCCCAAAGGCAGTTTCTGCTCCTGCAGCCATAGAAGAGCAAAGTTGCCCTCCCTTCCCTGCGGCCCCAGTGCTGAAGGTCATCACAGCCTGTGGGGTGCTCGTGGGCCTTTGGCACCCTTGAGAGCCTGCTGTTGGCTCGCTATGGAGGATCTCATGGGCACCCACCCATTGCTCGACCCAGGGTATCCCAGATGGCATGGCCTTGGGGATTAGGGGCCCAGTTTTGGCAAGGAGGGTCCCACCTTCTCTGGCCTTCAGGTGTCTACCAGTAAAGGGTCAGACAGCCCGCGTAGCTGGTCTCCATAGGGATGCCTGGGTGGCCTAGGGAGGGGCTGGGGTCAGCTGGGGCCCTGGGACTCACAGGGGCTCCCAGTTCCCCAGTAATGTCATCCTAGGTCCTGGGGATAAGGGCCCCAGCTCTCGGGGGCTAGGCTGGCATTCTCACTGGCCCCAGCAGCCCTGGGGGAACTCGGTGGACTGTGTCCCCTATCCCCCGTCCCACCCAGAGCTCCTCCTTACCGGCCTTCTGCTGGCACCTGGGACCAGCACGGTGGCTGGGCCTGTCCAGGGCATCATGGCAGGAGGCAACTCTGAGAGCAGGAGAGTGGGCCCCACATGGGCAGGCCGCATCCGGGTCTGCTCCTAGGCACCCCCTCCTTATCTTCAGTGGTGACACAGTGACCCCCTCCTGAGCTGGTGAGTGCTGCTGTCATTGGGTGCTGGGAGCCTGGGGTGGAGGTGTGGTAGGTGGCCAGGTGGGGgatgctgctgctcctgctgacctGGGTGGGCTCTCATGGGCATGCCGACTCCCAGACCCACATCCGCATGCCGCTGCCTGCCCCTCCATGGAGCTCCTCTGTCCCTCCAGCTGACCCAAAGTGCCCTTAGACCCTGAGTCAGTGGGTGAGGGCCCTGCTGTCCTATCCCTTGGAGGAAGGCTCTGGGAAGGGTCTGCACCTGCCAAGGCCCCTGGCTGCCGTGGGGATGGTGGGTGCCGGGTGCCCCCTCAGTTGGGTGAGTTTGTCCTATTTCCAGAGTGAGATGCTGGGTGGTTCTGTTTGGTTGTGTTAATCGAGACCGGCTTTTACAGAATATGCCTCATGGGGTGAGGACATCCTTATAGCCCCAGTGCTCACGTTAGCCCAAATGCAAGGAGTGGGCTTGGGGTGCaatctcaccccccaccccacccccaggcatgACTGTCCCTGTCTCACAGAGCCAGGGCCTGTGGCAGACCAGACCCAGCAGTGGGGCCAGGAGGGACCCAGGGATTTAGCACCCCAGACTTCCCCAGGCAGGGTGTGGTCTCCACCCAAGTCAGGCTTGGATGTGGTCTCATGGCCAATTTGTCTCTCTGCAGGTCTGGAGAGGTCCATGGCTGGAGCGGGGGAGGGACAATGTCCTGAATGATACTGAACCAGGAGTGGGAAGACCACtgcacccctcctcctccccagagaGCGGGCCTGTTGAAGGGGACAGCGGGGGAGGGGCTGCTAAATGGAGTAGGTGGTGGGTGGACAGATGAACAGGCAGACGGGCATGGATGGACGGGGCACTAAAGCAGGTCAGGCTGCGGCTGCTCCACCCAATCTGGGGTGGAGCCTCAGGGAGGGCTTCTGAGGCTGAGCCCCCCGAGCTCCCGAGTCCTGGAGACCTCCTGCTTCTCCCACTGGCTGCAGCGACTGCTTCCCAGAAGCCCCCGGCAGCCCCGGAGGCTGCAGGACCCGCTCCACCTGCACTCTCTCCCTGCTccatcatttttcaaaaataattgtgCAGAGGCATCAGGCTGCCTCCATGCCCCTCCCCAAAGgttgcccccaccccaggctgtcTCGGAGTCCCCAGACCCTCCCGGGCTGGCCTCGCCAGCTGTGCTGTGTGTATCAAGGTATTTTCCCTGCAAGGTCTTCATGACTCCCTAATcgcttgcatttatttttctccttccttggtGAGCGGCCCCTGCAAGCCTTGGCCCGGCTCTCCTTGGCAGGCATCATTAATGCGGCTTCCGAGCTCGTGCGTTTGGAGGCGGCGGATCCCGCCCCACCGGCCCGGCTGCCGCTCCTCTGCCCGCCCTGAGATGGATGTTCCTTTATTGCCCATAAATCTCTGCACAGCCCTTTGTAAAGACAAATCGGAGGCCGCCCGTTCGCCGGTGTTTTTCGGGGCCAGTCGGCGGTGGCTTTAATTAGCCCTCCCTGCGGAGGCTGCACCGGCAGGAGCAGTCCGGAGCGGACGGCGCTGTGCGGTGTCCATGGAAGGGGCCGTCCTCTGCCCTCTCACTTTGTCTAGAGGAACCAAGACTCGGCTGTGTGAGGGGACAACATGCCGCTCCTCCCTCATGCACGCGTCCGTGTGGACTCCCGATGCCCACGTGGCCCAGCAGCAGTCCAGGCGCAGGCAGGGCCCTCTCTGCCGCGGCAGCCCAGCGAAGATGCCCGCAGCCCAGCAGTTCCCCTGATGGTTACCAGGAAAGTGGCCCATGGGTTTTACCCTCTATCTGGGGAACTCATGTGTGAGCTTGGGGCTACGGTCCGAGGGCCAAGAAGACAGGTTGCTGGGTGAGAGGACAGCTAGAGGGAGGGACAGTGTGGCAGAAGCACCCTGTCTGGCTCCGCTACTTGGGGCCTCGGCCACTGCAGCAGTCTGCAAGCCCCTCTGGTGCTGGCCCCGAGCAGGGACCCCTTCCATGAGGGTTTACTCATTCCTCACAACAGGCAGGAAAACCCAGGGCCATTGAGGTGTGGTGACCTATCCCTGACTCCCAGCCCCCATGAGTGGCCAGACAGGTGTGGACACTGTGGATCCACTCCATGACCTCCAGCTGGGTGGAGGTCAGCCTGGgggggtcagggagggcttcctggaggaggggggtgGTGTCAGAGCCAGAGTTAAAGAAAAGTGATAGGTCCCGGGAAGAGGATCCTGAGGAGCCTTGTGGCTGGAGAGGGGGTGTACAGGAGCTGGAGAGACGGGACTGGATGGTGCCCACTCCTTCACCCACCAGCTTTGCCTTGACCCTCAGGATTCTAGGCTTGGCCCAACCCTGTAGGGAGTGGCCTATCAGGGTCCCCTGCCTCTCAGAGCAGGACTCAGTCATTGCAGCACAGGGGTTGAGGAGACAACCTGCCTGTGAGGGGCTCCTGAAGAGGTGTGTCCTGGTAGAGcctccacttcctccaggaacAGGCACTAGCACCAGGCCCCAGTGCTGGACAGGGCTGACCAGCCCGGCAGGCCCACGCCTCCTCAGCGGAGCCAACTCCAGGCTCAGCTCCTAGATTCAGGGTTGATGTTGTGGGACAGGCCAGGCTGCTGGGGAACCTGGGAGCTCCAGGCCCCCCACAAGCACCCTCCTGCCAGGAGCAGGGCTCCAGGGGCCACTGGACCCACCCCTGTCACAGCCTCTCTCCAAGGCCTCCATATGTGGTGGCTTCGAGCCACTGTCCccatggggagactgaggcacaccCACTGCTAATAGCAGCCACTGTGCTGTCTTCCTGGGGCCACCTAGGCTTCACATGGGGAGCCCTGCCAAGTCCCAGGCTGTGATGTGCAGGCTGGGCCCATCGTGTAGGAGTCCAGGGATCCAGGGGTCCAGGTGTCCAGGGAAGCCTTGGCCCGGTGCAGGGTATGAAGAGAGCAAACAGGAGTGAAGCAGGTCCCCatggaggaaaggaggagagacagGACCAAGGGCAAGGCCACCAGCAAGGAACTGGGACATGGGGCGGCCACCAGAGGGCCCAAGGCACTGTGGGAGAAATTGAGTTGAGGGCTGGGCCTCCTCACTGCGGCTGGAGGTGGCTCAAAGGTCACCTGACCAGACATGGAGTTGCCGTCGTCGTGTGTCCACCACAGCTCAGAATTTGTCCCCCCGAATGACATCCCCAGGCCAACTAGCACAACAGGAGAGATTGACAGCCAGGGTCTTGTGATGTCCCAGGGCACTGGGGTAAAGAAGCCACACAGCGCTCTTGGGCAGAGCCACAGCTGGTAGCAGGTACCTGAACAAGGGTGGCCTCAGGTCCAATCCTGCCCGGATCTCTGTTGTCTTGTCTGTGCACTGGGGACACGAGCAGCCTCTTCCTGTGAGGACATGAGTGTGAGGCATCCACCCCACACTGGGGAGGCCGAGAGCGGAGTCAAGGCCAGTGACTGAGGCGGGCGGCCCCAGCTGTGACGAGGGGCCCCCACCCTGTGTCACTGTGGCCAGCCTGGGCTGGTCTTATCCGACAAAGCAACGCTTCCCTCTCCACATGTTCCCGCATGTTCTTGGTCTCGCTGGATGTTAGTCTACCATCAGCTGTTAACCATTTCGCTGCTTCTACTATTTCAGAActaatttaagaattaaaaaataattcttccaaCTACTGTGCAAAGCTCTGGGCAGCCAGATAAATAGTGGACAGGCACTCCCATCCGAGGACATGGGCCAGCCATGCAGCCCCACAGGACAGGGCAGCTCAGGGACACCTTGGCCCCCGGGCCTACGATTGAGCCTTGCCGCCCTCCTGGCCTTGGGAATGGGGAGGTCATGGCTGGCTGAGAGAGACCCCCAGGAGCAGCCCGCCCCTGAGGGATGCTCACCCTTGCCCTACTCACCCAGGGTGGCTGCAGCCACTGTGAGCCCTGGCTCTAGGTGTCGCCTTCCACCAGTTGTGCTCAGTGGCACAACCCTGGCAGGGCCTGGGATACAAGGATGGGCCCGTGAGCTAGGAAGGATTTTGTCTGCAGGTCACCCTATGGCTGGCCTGGCATCCTTGGACGGGATCAGGAGCACCCACCATAAATCAGCAGCCAGCATCCAGGGAGAGGTTGACACGAGGCACACTGATGCACATGGCTTTAATTAGCTTCCTGCACAGGCCTTGGGGGTCCGGGAGACTGAGACTGGCCATCAGCCGCTACCCACCAGCCCCGTCCAGCACCAAACCTTGGGGAACTAGCTGGGCCAGGGCCGGGGCAGGTGTGGCCGGGGAGGGGCTGAGGTGGGTGCAGGTAGGTGCTGAGCCCTCAGTCCCTGGCCCAGCACCACCCACCCCCTCTCCCCATACCCCCGTCAGCACTGGGCGGTGAGCTCATCTCTTCCTGGGCTGTAAATATCACCCAAACGCTCACGGCTCCCAAATGTGTCCTCCAGCCGGGCCCTTCTCCTGAGCTCAGCCTGCACAGCCCACGCGACACCCCCGCCCAGATGTCGCCTGGGCCTCAACAAGGCGGCCGCTTCtcccgccccctccccaccttGGGGACAAGCACCCTGTCCCAGATGCTCAGGGCAGACGCCGGGAGCCCTGCCCACCACCTCCACCCTCTCAAAACGTCGATGCATCCTGCCCAGTCCAATTTGAAACTCGTCCACTTCCTTCTGGATCCTCCCACCCCCTGCTCAGACCTGGCCAGACTGTGGCCAACTGTCCCCCTCGCCCTTCTGCCGCCACCGCACAGGCCCCCACTGTCCATGCAGCAGCCAGAGGGACCCTCCCAGGAAATCAGACCCTGGGACAAAGTATTCAAGGCCTGTGCAACCCACCACGTCCCCCCAGGGCCCCCAAGCTCACCTGTCCCCTGCCTTACGCTCGACTTCCATATCACTTCCCCCAACAGGCTTGGTTGGCCCATTGTCCCCACACACTGACATGCTCCCGATTTCTCCCTCGAGGGGAGAGGAGGTGTAGAGCCCTGAGGGAGAGACTAGGGGCTCCAGCAGtgccagaaggagaaggagcatGGGACTGTGGAGACAGTGTCCAGCCAGGGCATCTGGGGCGGTTGGCCTGGCTACAGCTCCATGTGGGGCTTGCAGCCTGCAGAGCCACCACCTGAGGGCCTAAAAGGGGTCTGCGGACAGACAGGTGCCTGTCAGAGAGAGCTGGGCAGTTTGTCAGCAGAGGTGTGACCTGCTGTCCTCCGTGAGCCACTGAGGGTGCCAGCATCCACTGCAGATGCGGAGGTCAAGAGGGCCTCAAGGTTCTTTGCAAATGGGTGTCTGGGGTTCCTGGTCCCAACTCACATGCAGCAGCCCCAGCCTCAGCCCCTGCCCCAGATGTAGCAGTTAGGCTGTGTCTTCTCAGGCAGGGTAGGGCCACGTGGGAGGAAAGTGGACGAAACAGTGGGGTCCCTGGGCgcagaggggctggggtgggagccTTGGGCAAACAGCGCCCCACCAGTGCAGAGCCTACTTGAGTGGCCCCATCCCTGGCCCTGTGGGTAAGGCTGCCAGTCTGGGAGCTCAGGTGTGCCAGTGACCACAGAGCAGAGGGGCAGACTGTAGGCAGAGGTGGGGGTGGCAGCACCAGCCACACGGTCATGAGGTTCTCTTGGAAGAGGAGAGCACAAGGTGGGAGGACCCTGCTGAGGGGGGCCAAAGAGTAGACAGAACCACAGCATCCTGAAGCTGCCCTGGACCCAGTGGAGTCCTTGGGCATCAGCACGGAGGAGCCGTGGGGGCGGCTGGGGGCCCTGGTGACTGAGCACAtcccccctccttctcctcctcccctgggcTTCTGGAGCCCCGGCCGCCCCCACGGCCATCTGGTTCCACCAGCAACgctccccccactccctcccccacgtCCCTgtgttttcctccctctcccccaccccagcccctgccctgagGGGATGGGGGCCCTTTCCTAGGAGCCTCCTGCACTGCTGGCTTCCTGGCCATGTGGACTCTTTCCCCTTTGTTTTTGAGTCCTCACCGACCCAGGCCTTGGGAAAGCGTGCGTGTGCATATTTTTGCCTATGCTGTGTGTGCTGTTAGCGAgcacatgtgtgcatgagtgtgtgtgcatgggtgtggtCCCCCCTACCGTGTGTGCGTGTgctgtgtgcacacgtgtgtgcaggAGCATGGAGACCCACAAGGGCCTGCCACTGGGTATGGATGTGGTGTAAGCAGGGGGTGCCCTAGGTCCATGCCCATGGAGCAGTGGCTGCAGGTCTCACGTGTGAGGATGGGCAGTCGTGTCGGGGTGCGCACGGTTGTGCCCGGCCTCGTGGCCTGGCCTCACACACCCAACTCTCCAAGGCCACCCTTCTCCTGCCCATCCCCCAACGGTGGTAGCAGGTTCCTCTCAAGAccaccctcatcccccaccctcagaTTCCTCCTGGGGGCTGCCCCAAGCCACATGGGAGCTGGGGGATGCTGGGGCTGGGCTGTCTGGGGTGGAAGGTACCAGAGCAGGCATCCCCAAAAAGGATGCCACAACCAGACCCGTGGGCCTGGCATGTGCTGTCAGCCCAGCTTGCAGGGGAGGCGGCTGAGTCTCACTGACGTCAGCCATGGGGCAAGCTCAGCCTGCATGGCTGGGGGTGGCAGGGACATCACACTGTCCTTGGTGTCTGAGCTGCCTTCAGCCCAGGCTGCAGCACCTAGCATGCCCGTGACTGTGTGCTGCTCCTCTAGGGCCCACCCCCGCCTCTCATGGCCCGCAGCACCCTCAGCCTGAGAGGCCACAGCTTAAGAAAAGAGCTCTTTATTCCACGTCATCCGATATTTTtacacaagtaaaataaaatgcatatctCTATATACCGCGATCCGGGTGGGAGGTGGCGTTCTGGAACAAACGCTGCCTCGGAACCCTGTAAACATGATGgggtggagatgggggtgggcaggtggggaggcGTCCGTCAGGGAAGGCCTGGCCTGCCCTTCGGGACCTGCCACCCGGCGCTGGCTGGTGGCGTGGAGGGAGCCCCCATATGTACACACACCTGGCTGCTGAGAAAGCGCCTGTGTCTGGTGTCTGCTCAGCAGGGCCCGAGCACTGTCCACAGCACCAGTGCGAGGCCCAGGGGGGCGAAGCTGTAAGTGAGGGTGGGCAGGGCACCCGAGCCTTCCACCTCGCCAGCTCCGCCAGCTCCGCCACCCCCGCTGCCCGCCTGGCCCAGCCGGCACTGGCTGCGGGTGCGGTTCTTGCGGGAGCAGCCTGGCCTCCGCCGAGGGCCCGTGGTGGGGAGCCCTGGTGGCTCAGAGCCCTCAGGCCGCAGTGCGGTCAGCGGGGGCTCAGCTGAGTTGGGCAGGGTCCCAAAGGGGGAGTCGTTGATGTGCCTCGGGCTCGAGCCATTGCCTGGTGGGCTGTCACCAGGCGGCACACGCCCCTTGAGCGCATTGCCAGCTGAGGCCGGACTCCCGGCCTCCAGCACATTGGTCTTGTCTGCGGCGTCGGGCTGGCAGCACTTGGGCAGTCCTAGCAGCTCCTCATCGGTGAGCCCGCCGGTCCGGATGGGACGGGAGGGCCGAGTGGCCACAGCACAGCCCTCCAGGTCATTGGTGGCCAGACGCTTGAGGTCGCGGCCAGCCAGGCGAAGGGGCAGGCTGCAGAGCAGCTCAGAGGAGGAGCCGCGGAAATTCTGCAGCCAGGCCCAGAGCGGGCGTGCCCGGCAGTCGCACACCCAGGGGTTGTCATTGAGCCGCAGGTACTGCAGGGCACGCAGGGGCACCAGGGCCTCTGCTGGCAGCGCTGAGAGGTTGTTGGCAAACAAGTAGAGTGTCATGAGGCGGCCAAGGTCACGGAAGGCGTGCGGGTGCACGCGGGCCACGCGGTTCTGGTGCAGCAGGAGGCGGTCGAGGCTGTGCAGGCCACGGAAAGCACGCTCGGGCACGCTGGGGATGCGGTTGCCGTGCAGGAAGAGGTGCGTGAGGTTGCCCAGGTCACGGAAGGCGTCGTCgggcagtgcctgcagccagttGTCCTGTAGGTAGAGGTACTGCAGGGCAGCTAGGCCACGGAACAGGCCTGGGCCCAGTTCTTGCAGGCCGCAGCGGTCCAGGTGCAGTGTGTGCAGGCGACTCAGGCCATGGAATGTGGTGGGGTCCACGGTGCGCAGCTGTGCATTGTCACTGAGGTCCAGCTGCTCCAGGAGGGTCAGGCCAGCAAAGGCGGCGGCGTCGATCCGGGCCAGTGCATTCGAGTGTAGCCACAGGATGGTGAGGTTGCGGCAGGCGTGGAAGCCGGCAGCTGGCACATGTGAGATGTGGTTGCCATGCAGGAAGATGCGCTGGCTGGCGGCAGGGATGCCGGTAGGCACGGCCTGCAGGCCCTGCTGGGGGCAGCTTGTTGTCACTTTGGGCTCATTGTAGCATACACAGGCACCCGGGCATGGCGCCGCCACCCGCCAGGCCTGCAACCACAGCACCCATGCCAGCAACCGGCTCCCTGAAGGCAGAGGAAAGTGCGGTTAGCGGGCAGGGGTCCCCAGCAGACTAGGGGTCATGCTGGAGTAGGTCAGCCCCTGGGATTGGGTCTCAGGAGAGGCTGGGGCTAGGCTGGGTGCAGTCAGACATGTGGTCGCCACCCTTGAGAACTGGGGCTGTTGGGATACCTGCTCCACATGCCACACGGATAATGCTGAGTTATAACCTGCCACGGAGCCACACGCTCCACATCAGGAAACCACATCTGCAGACTCTCCATGCCATCCCACACAATGTTCACACACAGGAGCTGACATGCCTGCTACACCTCCCATCAGGGTTAGCCCACTGGGTCACCCACGATCACCTACTT
Protein-coding regions in this window:
- the RTN4R gene encoding reticulon-4 receptor, which produces MACGWSLTPNDPTVATGACGGPQYGLGGNRPPYPAALPTGVPDVSASGSSRNTLTSFSRRQRRLGLPPSRYVLWYLCALLWEADTIGLTGSFVQGADPGSQGRSRLLAWVLWLQAWRVAAPCPGACVCYNEPKVTTSCPQQGLQAVPTGIPAASQRIFLHGNHISHVPAAGFHACRNLTILWLHSNALARIDAAAFAGLTLLEQLDLSDNAQLRTVDPTTFHGLSRLHTLHLDRCGLQELGPGLFRGLAALQYLYLQDNWLQALPDDAFRDLGNLTHLFLHGNRIPSVPERAFRGLHSLDRLLLHQNRVARVHPHAFRDLGRLMTLYLFANNLSALPAEALVPLRALQYLRLNDNPWVCDCRARPLWAWLQNFRGSSSELLCSLPLRLAGRDLKRLATNDLEGCAVATRPSRPIRTGGLTDEELLGLPKCCQPDAADKTNVLEAGSPASAGNALKGRVPPGDSPPGNGSSPRHINDSPFGTLPNSAEPPLTALRPEGSEPPGLPTTGPRRRPGCSRKNRTRSQCRLGQAGSGGGGAGGAGEVEGSGALPTLTYSFAPLGLALVLWTVLGPC